In one Shewanella loihica PV-4 genomic region, the following are encoded:
- a CDS encoding acylphosphatase — MKRVLLTISGKVQGVCFRRYSQLKANELGLTGYAKNLEDGRVLILLQGGGLAVDRFIAWSEQGSPQSVVDNVLVEEDEADEIYLDFSVY; from the coding sequence ATGAAGCGGGTATTATTGACAATATCGGGAAAGGTTCAGGGCGTGTGTTTCAGGCGATATAGTCAGCTGAAAGCCAATGAATTGGGGCTGACGGGGTATGCCAAAAACCTGGAAGACGGCAGGGTGCTGATTTTATTGCAGGGAGGCGGCTTAGCTGTCGATCGTTTCATCGCCTGGAGTGAGCAGGGTTCGCCTCAGTCTGTGGTCGATAACGTGCTGGTGGAGGAAGACGAGGCAGATGAGATCTACCTCGATTTTTCTGTCTATTAG
- the mfd gene encoding transcription-repair coupling factor: MNAFSILTPPKVKGVKSPQTLSQLTGAARAISLAKLCEQYSSMTLVVTPDTPSALRLEAELGYLLAPKSIPVMLFPDRETLPYDSFSPHQDLVSQRLETLSRIPSAGHSLVIVPMSTLMVKLPPQSFLTGNVLLLSKGDNYPLEAVRSQLVNTGYHHVEQVYEHGEFAVRGSIIDLFPMGAQSPYRIELFDDEVESIREFDPETQRSSGEIESIRLLPAKEFPTNDAAIEGFRQRYRRQFEVVVKEPESIYQMVSRKVMPAGIESYLPLFFDETASLFDYLPGECQLVQVGDLENAAKHHLQEINQRYENRRVDPLRPLLPPKDLYLLTEQVFEAFKQLPRFLIKGNEATGTCVEAQLEALPNIAANHKLKQPLISLKEFANGGTPILFCVESEGRREALLELLAKIEIKPALLDHLDSFSHKPQPFGLIVAPLSQGAIYHPKKGPSWALVCETELFGQRIAQQRRRDKQRQVSQDALIKDLAELKVGQPIVHLDHGVALYQGLETLDTGGLVAEYLKLEYAGGDKLYVPVASLNLISQYSVGADDAPQLNKLGNESWTKAKRKAIEKIRDVAAELLDVYARRQARPGEACRLDREEYAQFAGSFPFEETVDQETAIDAVLTDMCSPISMDRLVCGDVGFGKTEVAMRAAFVAVNDGKQVAILVPTTLLAQQHYENFKDRFADWPIKIEVMSRFKTAKEQQAVLKQLELGQVDIVIGTHKLLQSEAKFENLGLLIIDEEHRFGVRQKEKIKALRANIDILTLTATPIPRTLNMAMSGMRDLSIIATPPAKRLAVKTFVREYDDATVREALLREILRGGQVYFLHNSVETIEKRAREIEALLPEARVVTAHGQMRERDLEKVMSDFYHQKYNVLVCTTIIETGIDVPSANTIIIERADNFGLAQLHQLRGRVGRSHHQAYAYLMMPHPKRMTKDAIKRLEAIGALEDLGAGFMLATQDLEIRGAGELLGDEQSGHISKIGFTLYMEMLEDAVKSLKEGKEPSLDQMLRGQCEIDLRIPALLPEDYVGDVNIRLSLYKRIANCATAQALDELKVELIDRFGLLPQATKNLMEVSLFKHQATALGIAKIEMHAKGGSLEFNNDHCVDPGFIIGLLQSQPQNYRMDGPSKLKFLMPTETDKDRLALLSLIISQLMQHRLGEPRV, from the coding sequence ATGAATGCTTTTTCCATCCTCACACCACCTAAAGTCAAAGGGGTTAAGTCGCCCCAAACCCTGAGCCAGTTAACCGGTGCCGCCCGGGCGATAAGCCTGGCTAAGCTGTGCGAGCAGTATAGCAGCATGACCTTAGTGGTGACGCCAGACACGCCCAGCGCGCTCAGGCTAGAGGCAGAGCTAGGCTACCTGTTAGCGCCAAAATCGATCCCCGTGATGCTGTTCCCCGACCGGGAGACCTTGCCTTACGACAGCTTCTCGCCCCACCAGGATCTGGTATCTCAACGGCTTGAGACCCTATCGCGGATCCCAAGCGCCGGCCATAGCCTGGTGATCGTGCCCATGAGCACCCTGATGGTGAAGTTGCCGCCGCAATCATTCTTAACCGGCAACGTCTTGCTGCTCAGCAAGGGTGACAACTATCCCCTGGAAGCGGTGCGCAGCCAGCTGGTCAATACCGGCTATCATCACGTGGAGCAGGTGTATGAGCATGGCGAGTTTGCCGTGCGCGGCTCTATCATAGATCTCTTCCCCATGGGCGCCCAGAGCCCCTATCGCATCGAGCTGTTCGATGATGAGGTCGAATCGATCCGCGAATTTGACCCGGAAACCCAACGCTCCAGCGGCGAGATTGAATCGATTCGCCTGCTGCCGGCCAAGGAGTTCCCGACCAATGACGCCGCCATCGAAGGGTTTCGCCAGCGTTACCGCCGCCAGTTTGAGGTAGTGGTCAAGGAGCCGGAGTCCATCTATCAGATGGTGAGCCGCAAGGTGATGCCCGCCGGGATCGAGAGCTACCTGCCCCTGTTCTTCGATGAGACGGCGAGCCTGTTTGACTATCTGCCCGGCGAGTGCCAATTGGTGCAGGTGGGCGATCTAGAGAATGCTGCCAAACACCACCTGCAGGAAATTAACCAGCGCTATGAGAACCGCCGGGTCGATCCCCTGAGGCCACTACTGCCGCCAAAGGATCTCTACCTGCTGACCGAACAGGTCTTCGAGGCCTTCAAACAGCTGCCGCGCTTCCTAATCAAGGGTAATGAAGCCACTGGCACCTGTGTTGAGGCCCAACTCGAGGCACTGCCTAACATCGCCGCCAACCATAAGCTGAAACAGCCACTTATCAGCCTTAAAGAATTTGCCAATGGCGGCACACCAATTTTATTCTGCGTCGAATCGGAAGGCCGCCGCGAGGCGCTGCTGGAACTGCTGGCCAAGATAGAGATTAAACCTGCGCTGCTGGACCATCTGGACAGCTTCAGCCATAAGCCTCAGCCCTTTGGCTTAATTGTTGCGCCGCTGTCTCAAGGCGCCATCTATCACCCCAAGAAGGGTCCTAGCTGGGCACTGGTGTGTGAAACCGAGCTGTTTGGTCAGCGCATCGCCCAGCAACGCAGACGAGATAAACAGCGTCAGGTAAGCCAGGATGCGCTTATCAAGGATCTGGCCGAGCTCAAAGTCGGTCAACCCATAGTGCATCTGGATCACGGCGTCGCCCTCTACCAGGGACTGGAAACCCTGGACACGGGCGGCCTGGTCGCCGAGTACCTGAAACTGGAATACGCCGGTGGCGACAAGCTCTATGTGCCTGTCGCCTCCCTCAACCTCATCAGCCAGTACAGTGTCGGGGCCGATGATGCACCGCAGCTCAACAAGCTGGGCAATGAGAGTTGGACCAAGGCCAAACGCAAGGCGATCGAGAAGATCCGCGACGTGGCCGCCGAACTGTTAGATGTCTACGCCCGCCGTCAGGCCCGCCCCGGCGAGGCCTGCCGATTGGATCGCGAAGAGTACGCTCAGTTTGCCGGCAGCTTCCCCTTCGAAGAAACCGTGGATCAGGAAACTGCCATCGACGCCGTGCTCACCGACATGTGCAGCCCCATCTCGATGGACCGCCTGGTGTGTGGCGACGTAGGCTTCGGTAAGACTGAGGTGGCGATGCGCGCCGCCTTCGTAGCGGTCAACGACGGCAAGCAGGTGGCTATCTTGGTACCTACCACGCTACTGGCTCAGCAGCACTATGAAAACTTTAAAGACAGGTTTGCCGACTGGCCGATCAAGATAGAGGTGATGTCACGCTTTAAGACTGCCAAGGAGCAACAGGCGGTGCTCAAGCAGCTGGAGCTTGGCCAGGTTGATATCGTTATCGGTACCCATAAGCTGCTGCAGTCTGAGGCCAAGTTTGAAAACTTAGGCCTGCTTATCATCGACGAGGAGCACAGGTTCGGCGTGCGTCAGAAGGAGAAGATCAAGGCCCTGCGCGCCAATATTGATATTTTGACCCTGACGGCAACCCCTATTCCGCGTACCCTCAACATGGCGATGTCTGGCATGCGCGATCTCTCCATCATCGCCACGCCGCCAGCCAAGCGCCTGGCGGTTAAGACCTTCGTGCGCGAATATGATGATGCCACGGTGCGCGAGGCGCTGCTGCGTGAGATCTTAAGGGGCGGCCAGGTCTATTTTCTCCACAATAGTGTCGAGACCATAGAGAAGCGCGCCCGGGAGATTGAGGCGCTACTGCCCGAGGCGCGAGTTGTCACCGCCCATGGTCAAATGAGAGAACGCGACCTTGAAAAGGTGATGTCTGACTTCTATCACCAGAAATACAATGTGCTGGTGTGTACCACCATCATAGAGACGGGCATCGACGTACCCAGCGCCAACACCATCATCATAGAGCGGGCCGATAACTTCGGCCTGGCGCAGCTGCATCAGCTCAGGGGCCGTGTGGGGCGCTCACATCATCAGGCCTACGCCTATCTGATGATGCCCCATCCAAAACGCATGACCAAGGATGCCATCAAGCGTCTGGAGGCCATTGGCGCGCTGGAAGATCTCGGCGCAGGCTTCATGCTGGCGACTCAAGATCTCGAGATCCGCGGCGCGGGTGAACTCCTGGGCGATGAGCAGAGCGGTCATATCTCCAAAATAGGCTTTACCCTCTACATGGAGATGCTGGAAGATGCGGTGAAATCCCTCAAGGAGGGCAAGGAGCCTTCCCTGGATCAGATGCTCAGGGGACAGTGTGAGATTGACCTGCGGATCCCAGCCCTGCTGCCGGAAGATTATGTGGGCGACGTTAACATCCGCCTGTCGCTCTATAAGCGTATCGCCAACTGCGCCACCGCCCAGGCACTGGACGAATTAAAGGTCGAGCTGATCGATCGCTTCGGCCTCTTGCCTCAGGCAACCAAGAACCTGATGGAGGTCTCGCTGTTCAAGCACCAGGCAACGGCGCTCGGCATCGCCAAGATAGAGATGCACGCCAAGGGCGGTAGCCTGGAATTTAATAACGATCACTGTGTAGATCCTGGCTTTATCATCGGACTATTACAGAGTCAGCCACAAAATTATCGTATGGACGGCCCAAGTAAGTTAAAATTCTTGATGCCGACAGAGACAGACAAGGATAGGTTAGCCCTGTTATCCCTGATCATCTCTCAACTCATGCAACATCGCCTTGGAGAACCGCGTGTTTAA
- a CDS encoding peptidoglycan binding protein CsiV translates to MFKKSLLLVTTLASLSGAAWADNERWFEVEVYLFERQGSQLEETLASPGNRHTRQPIDMISPLFATDITGASLGLEGCSAQQWLETPEDCDKQLQQAQVTQPSQIPSTIGAPTPQYATLGAGTVLLADSQSQFGEMITTLKREAGHKSLLHMTWQQSMLPRHLAKPVRLYGGEDFSDRFNEDGYAVNAAPQSDTSGIPQFNFDLNFEEKQAPPIWALDGTLNIYLNHYLYVETALTLHRAGSKAQPQLEDETVMSQVPYLYNIYMTQNKRVKSDEIHYFDHPNMGMILQIRKMEQPGERTLEVSQPNVVPQN, encoded by the coding sequence GTGTTTAAAAAGAGTCTTTTATTGGTGACCACCCTTGCCTCACTATCCGGCGCCGCCTGGGCAGATAACGAGCGTTGGTTTGAGGTGGAAGTTTACCTGTTTGAGCGTCAGGGAAGTCAATTGGAAGAAACCTTGGCAAGCCCAGGCAATCGCCACACGCGTCAACCGATAGACATGATCTCGCCGCTGTTTGCCACGGATATTACCGGTGCCAGCCTGGGCCTCGAGGGCTGCAGCGCCCAGCAGTGGCTGGAAACGCCTGAAGATTGCGACAAGCAGCTGCAACAGGCGCAGGTGACTCAACCTAGCCAGATCCCAAGCACCATAGGCGCGCCAACCCCCCAATATGCCACCTTAGGGGCCGGCACTGTCTTATTGGCCGACTCCCAGTCGCAGTTTGGCGAGATGATTACCACCTTAAAGCGCGAAGCCGGACACAAGAGCCTGCTGCATATGACCTGGCAACAATCTATGCTGCCCCGTCATCTGGCGAAACCCGTGCGTCTCTACGGCGGTGAAGATTTCTCAGATCGCTTCAATGAGGATGGCTACGCGGTAAATGCGGCGCCCCAAAGTGATACCAGCGGCATTCCACAATTTAACTTCGATCTGAATTTCGAGGAGAAGCAGGCGCCCCCTATTTGGGCACTGGATGGCACGCTCAACATCTATCTGAACCATTACCTCTATGTGGAAACGGCGTTAACCCTGCACAGGGCTGGCAGTAAAGCGCAGCCACAGCTTGAGGATGAGACGGTAATGAGCCAGGTGCCTTATCTGTACAACATCTATATGACGCAGAATAAGCGTGTGAAGAGTGACGAAATCCATTATTTCGATCACCCTAACATGGGAATGATCTTACAGATCAGAAAGATGGAACAGCCCGGCGAGCGCACCCTCGAGGTGAGCCAGCCAAACGTGGTCCCGCAGAACTAA